In one window of Brassica rapa cultivar Chiifu-401-42 chromosome A07, CAAS_Brap_v3.01, whole genome shotgun sequence DNA:
- the LOC103829263 gene encoding uncharacterized protein LOC103829263 produces the protein MGMFPRFGGWINQNIQEPLKASTKRSEKGKSSSFSEKDRYLQGPWYWNPAITPKEKAESMEIDHVKSMPLYATDPKYYDLDELVRQVRLWMSENKKHQWHDEPAKVKVKTKEGICHLNINFTLGWPPQAVFEMFTDPRNMGFFHSMGKYKDHFRTRLDTIATKVIKKDGPRQITEVEKVLRWKILGYNGTIPIHVIIDENHQKVTATYKKVKVKHMKVFEGSWKMEPLYVDQERLCKSRSRISEEEYKKCSSGKGRIGSKVTMEHIFQPSSLLNIPPVSWFIRGVAIKFTKALLQDLREYVIMINKSTVLGS, from the exons ATGGGTATGTTCCCCAGATTTGGTGGCTGGATCAATCAGAATATTCAAGAACCCCTTAAG GCGTCGACCAAGAGATCTGAGAAGGGTAAATCTAGTTCGTTTTCAGAAAAAGATAGGTATCTTCAGGGACCATGGTATTGGAATCCTGCTATAACCCCTAAAGAGAAG GCTGAATCCATGGAAATAGACCATGTTAAATCTATGCCACTGTATGCTACCGATCCTAAGTACTATGACTTGGATGAACTGGTGAGGCAAGTAAGACTTTGGATgtctgaaaataaaaaacatcagTGGCACGATGAACCTGCTAAAGTGAAG gtGAAAACAAAAGAGGGCATTTGCcatttaaacataaatttcacattGGGATGGCCTCCTCAAGCAGTCTTCGAGATGTTCACTGATCCAAGAAACATGGGATTTTTCCACTCAATGGGAAAGTACAAGGACCATTTTCGCACACGTTTG GACACAATAGCAACAAAGGTTATAAAGAAGGATGGACCAAGGCAGATTACGGAAGTGGAAAAAGTTTTGAGATGGAAGATACTTGGGTATAATGGGACTATCCCAATACATGTAATCATCGATGAAAACCATCAAAAAGTTACA GCAACATATAAGAAAGTGAAAGTGAAGCACATGAAAGTGTTCGAGGGTAGCTGGAAAATGGAGCCACTGTACGTAGATCAAGAACGGTTGTGCAAGTCTAGGTCGCGGATTAGTGAAGAAGAGTACAAAAAATGTAGCAGCGGTAAAGGAAGGATTGGGTCAAAGGTGACAATGGAGCACATATTTCAGCCATCTTCTCTTCTTAATATACCACCAGTTTCTTGGTTCATCCGAGGGGTCGCCATCAAATTCACTAAGGCTTTGCTCCAAGATCTTAGAGAATATGTAATCATGATAAACAAAAGTACAGTACTAGGATCTTAA
- the LOC108868970 gene encoding uncharacterized protein LOC108868970, with product MGGSEISRSEEKSFENNDVFVWISKKIQEPLKAEFKKLRTVKEQQSMIKPVLEIETTHDEEREEEKLEKQLQAWRDNPSWIDQPPNVQVKSQNGLFCHLNAEFNVGLPPKSVYKIFTHPDNKRYFKNIKECISRKVLMEDGPMQTVEVKQAAAWKFLWWAGTFPIHLIVQENRKHLMSNYKQEKTMFMKVFEGCWRVEPLFIDEHLCERLKPKTQEDYDRCTNGRGRIGSKVTMDQMFQPSAILTPPPLSWYIRGITTKTTESMIEDLLAEAARIRGGGRDDDQVRNSNELDKRKVEDIKDRWRSRRRCNGRRFTNRRKI from the exons ATGGGTGGATCTGAAATTTCAAGATCAGAGGAGAAATCGTTTGAAAATAATGATGTGTTTGTATGGATTAGTAAGAAAATTCAAGAGCCCCTTAAG GCTGAGTTCAAAAAATTAAGGACTGTCAAAGAGCAACAAAGCATGATTAAGCCAGTGTTAGAGATAGAGACTACTCATGATGAGGAAAGAGAGGAGGAGAAGTTAGAGAAGCAATTACAAGCTTGGAGAGATAACCCTTCATGGATAGATCAACCTCCTAATGTGCAG GTGAAATCACAAAATGGTTTGTTTTGCCATTTGAACGCAGAATTTAACGTAGGATTGCCTCCGAAGTCAGTCTACAAAATTTTCACTCATCCAGACAACAAACGATACTTCAAAAACATTAAG GAATGCATATCAAGAAAAGTTTTGATGGAGGATGGACCAATGCAGACCGTGGAGGTGAAGCAAGCCGCGGCCTGGAAGTTTCTTTGGTGGGCTGGAACTTTCCCTATACATCTAATTGTCCAAGAAAACCGAAAACATCTCATG TCCAATTATAAACAAGAGAAGACTATGTTCATGAAAGTGTTTGAGGGTTGTTGGAGGGTGGAGCCGTTGTTTATAGACGAACATTTGTGTGAGCGTTTGAAACCGAAAACACAAGAAGACTACGATCGTTGTACCAACGGACGAGGAAGGATCGGGTCTAAGGTGACAATGGATCAGATGTTTCAGCCTTCTGCTATTCTTACACCACCTCCTCTTTCTTGGTATATTCGTGGGATCACCACTAAAACCACAGAGAGTATGATTGAAGATCTTCTAGCTGAAGCTGCTAGGATCCGCGGAGGAGGCCGTGATGATGATCAAGTAAGAAACAGCAACGAATTGGATAAGAGAAAAGTTGAGGACATTAAGGACAGATGGAGATCGAGGAGGAGGTGTAATGGGAGGAGATTTACCAATCGGAGGAAGATTTAA
- the LOC103829839 gene encoding uncharacterized protein LOC103829839 isoform X1, giving the protein MGIFPRFGGWITQNIQQPLKASTKRPESSSVSETDRYIQGPWYFNPAASPKEKAEIMKIDHVRSMSVYPTDPKYYDLAELWRQVRLWRSENSKHPWYDAPAKVKEMLELRKKVILKRLYIFFVKMKTKKGLCHLNIDFTLGWPPQAVYEMFTNPRNLNFFHSMDTIATMVLKKDGPRQITEVEKVLRWKILGYNGAIPIHVIIDENHQKVTATYKKVKVKYMKVFEGSWKMEPLYVDQERLCKSRSRISEEEYKKCSGGKGRIGSKVTMEHIFQPSSLLNVPPVSWFIRGIAVKVTKALLQDLREYVIRMNKMKGAGET; this is encoded by the exons ATGGGTATATTCCCCAGATTTGGTGGCTGGATCACTCAGAATATTCAACAACCCCTTAAG GCGTCGACCAAGAGACCTGAGAGTAGTTCAGTTTCAGAAACAGATAGGTATATTCAGGGACCATGGTATTTTAATCCTGCTGCAAGCCCTAAAGAGAAG GCCGAAATCATGAAAATAGATCATGTTAGATCTATGTCAGTGTATCCTACCGATCCTAAATACTATGACCTAGCTGAATTGTGGAGGCAAGTAAGACTTTGGAGGTCTGAAAATAGCAAACATCCATGGTACGATGCACCTGCTAAGGTGAAG gAAATGCTAGAACTTAGGaaaaaagtaattttaaaacgtctttacatattttttgtgaagatgaaaacaaaaaaGGGTCTTTGCCACTTAAACATAGACTTCACATTGGGATGGCCTCCTCAAGCAGTCTACGAGATGTTCACTAATCCAAGAAACCTGAATTTCTTCCATTCAATG GACACAATAGCAACAATGGTTTTAAAGAAGGATGGACCAAGGCAGATCACGGAAGTGGAAAAAGTTTTGAGATGGAAGATACTTGGGTATAATGGGGCTATCCCAATACATGTAATAATCGATGAAAACCATCAAAAAGTTACA GCAACATATAAGAAAGTGAAAGTGAAGTACATGAAAGTTTTTGAGGGTAGCTGGAAAATGGAGCCATTGTACGTAGATCAGGAACGGTTGTGCAAGTCTAGGTCGCGGATTAGTGAAGAAGAGTACAAAAAATGTAGCGGCGGTAAAGGAAGGATTGGGTCAAAGGTGACAATGGAGCATATATTTCAACCCTCTTCTCTTCTTAATGTGCCACCAGTTTCTTGGTTCATCCGTGGTATCGCCGTCAAAGTCACCAAGGCTCTGCTCCAAGATCTTAGAGAATATGTAATCAGGATGAACAAAATGAAGGGTGCTGGcgaaacataa
- the LOC103829264 gene encoding uncharacterized protein LOC103829264, producing the protein MVFPGFGGWINQNIQQPLKTSKRSKNGKSRSASEEEDDRYLQGPWYWVPDLSPKEKAESLELDHVKSMPLMAIDPKYYDMDELVRQNRLWNSEHKKHPWNDAPAKVKVKTRKGICHLNIDFTLGSPPQSVFQTLTDPRNMGIFHSMGKYKNNWRTRLDTRATKVLKKDGPRQITEMEKVLRWKILGYNGTIPIHLIIDENHQKVTATYKKVKVKHMKVFEGSWKIQPLYVDQERLCKSKSRISEEKYKKCSGGKGRIGSKVTMEHIFQPSPLLNVPPVSWFIRGIAVKVTKVLLQDLREHVIRMNKMKTVDPEVYAKVIESIEKKKKKEKEKEAKLKESEY; encoded by the exons ATGGTATTCCCTGGATTTGGTGGCTGGATCAATCAGAATATTCAACAGCCCCTTAAG ACGTCCAAGAGATCTAAGAATGGTAAATCTAGATcagcttcagaagaagaagacgatagGTATCTTCAGGGACCATGGTATTGGGTTCCTGATTTAAGCCCTAAAGAAAAG gCCGAATCCTTGGAATTAGACCATGTTAAATCTATGCCACTGATGGCTATCGATCCTAAATACTATGACATGGATGAACTGGTGAGGCAAAACCGTCTTTGGAATTCTGAACATAAAAAACATCCATGGAACGATGCACCTGCTAAGGTGAAG gtGAAAACAAGAAAGGGTATTTGCCATTTAAACATAGATTTCACATTGGGATCTCCTCCTCAATCAGTCTTCCAGACGTTAACTGATCCAAGAAACATGGGAATTTTCCATTCAATGGGCAAGTACAAGAATAATTGGCGCACACGTTTG GACACAAGAGCAACAAAGGTTTTAAAGAAAGATGGACCAAGGCAGATCACGGAAATGGAAAAAGTTCTGAGATGGAAGATACTTGGGTATAATGGGACTATCCCAATACATTTAATCATCGATGAAAACCATCAAAAAGTTACC GCAACATATAAGAAAGTGAAAGTGAAACACATGAAAGTGTTTGAGGGTAGCTGGAAAATACAGCCACTGTATGTAGATCAGGAACGGTTGTGCAAGTCTAAGTCGCGGATTAGtgaagaaaaatacaaaaaatgtaGCGGCGGTAAAGGAAGGATTGGGTCAAAGGTGACAATGGAGCATATATTTCAGCCATCTCCTCTTCTTAATGTGCCACCGGTTTCTTGGTTCATCCGTGGTATCGCCGTCAAAGTCACCAAGGTTTTGCTCCAAGATCTTAGAGAACATGTAATCAGGATGAACAAAATGAAGACCGTAGACCCGGAGGTGTATGCTAAAGTAATTGAATCAatcgaaaagaaaaagaaaaaagaaaaagaaaaagaagctaAACTAAAAGAATCGGAGTATTAA
- the LOC103829839 gene encoding uncharacterized protein LOC103829839 isoform X2: protein MGIFPRFGGWITQNIQQPLKASTKRPESSSVSETDRYIQGPWYFNPAASPKEKAEIMKIDHVRSMSVYPTDPKYYDLAELWRQVRLWRSENSKHPWYDAPAKVKMKTKKGLCHLNIDFTLGWPPQAVYEMFTNPRNLNFFHSMDTIATMVLKKDGPRQITEVEKVLRWKILGYNGAIPIHVIIDENHQKVTATYKKVKVKYMKVFEGSWKMEPLYVDQERLCKSRSRISEEEYKKCSGGKGRIGSKVTMEHIFQPSSLLNVPPVSWFIRGIAVKVTKALLQDLREYVIRMNKMKGAGET from the exons ATGGGTATATTCCCCAGATTTGGTGGCTGGATCACTCAGAATATTCAACAACCCCTTAAG GCGTCGACCAAGAGACCTGAGAGTAGTTCAGTTTCAGAAACAGATAGGTATATTCAGGGACCATGGTATTTTAATCCTGCTGCAAGCCCTAAAGAGAAG GCCGAAATCATGAAAATAGATCATGTTAGATCTATGTCAGTGTATCCTACCGATCCTAAATACTATGACCTAGCTGAATTGTGGAGGCAAGTAAGACTTTGGAGGTCTGAAAATAGCAAACATCCATGGTACGATGCACCTGCTAAGGTGAAG atgaaaacaaaaaaGGGTCTTTGCCACTTAAACATAGACTTCACATTGGGATGGCCTCCTCAAGCAGTCTACGAGATGTTCACTAATCCAAGAAACCTGAATTTCTTCCATTCAATG GACACAATAGCAACAATGGTTTTAAAGAAGGATGGACCAAGGCAGATCACGGAAGTGGAAAAAGTTTTGAGATGGAAGATACTTGGGTATAATGGGGCTATCCCAATACATGTAATAATCGATGAAAACCATCAAAAAGTTACA GCAACATATAAGAAAGTGAAAGTGAAGTACATGAAAGTTTTTGAGGGTAGCTGGAAAATGGAGCCATTGTACGTAGATCAGGAACGGTTGTGCAAGTCTAGGTCGCGGATTAGTGAAGAAGAGTACAAAAAATGTAGCGGCGGTAAAGGAAGGATTGGGTCAAAGGTGACAATGGAGCATATATTTCAACCCTCTTCTCTTCTTAATGTGCCACCAGTTTCTTGGTTCATCCGTGGTATCGCCGTCAAAGTCACCAAGGCTCTGCTCCAAGATCTTAGAGAATATGTAATCAGGATGAACAAAATGAAGGGTGCTGGcgaaacataa